A stretch of DNA from Nitrospira sp. KM1:
CAGAGTTCCACCGGAAGTACGACTCGGAGTATTCCACCCTCTGACCGCGCTTCTTCGCTGCCTGTCCGTGAACCTGGTGCCCCTTTATTAACAAAGGAGTCTTCAAGCGCCTCACAAGCCTCTGCGCTCGAAGGATCAATCGGCAGTTCTCTGCGATCGATGGCTGGTGTGGCCGTCGTAGCCCCGACAATTCCTCTCTCTTCATCGTTGCCGAGCCTCGCAAACTCTGCGGGAACCACCGCCTCCAATGCGGCAGCGGCCACAGGAACAGGAACTACAAGCGGACATCCTCGCGGGCGATCCTTTCGGAGCCTGATGCAACAAGTTCCTGCGATATCACAGCTGATCACAGGTGCCCCCCTCATTCCTGAAGATCCCATTGCTGCGCTGCCTCCCCCGCTCGCCGCACCGCAGGGTGGCCTTCCCGACCTTCCGGCGAATTGGTTCGCGTATCATGTATTGAATCGTCTGGCCTATGGGGGAACTCCCAACCAACTGAACATGGCAGCCTCGTTGAAAACCGCAGTGGAAGCTCATGCGTGGTCTACCGCATTCATGAAAGAGCAGTTGGAATTGGACCCCACGAAACCCTGGCCCACGAATCTGCACGACACAGGAGCCTTGCCTGCGCCTATAGCGATTCAAGACGTCCTCACCGATGCGCTGATTGCAGCAGACAAAGGGGATTGGATGCAGGAGGTGAGCGACTCCTCAATTCTCACACCGAGCTTCATTCAACTTCAGGATCTCGACCTTCTCAGGAAAATACACAGCCGCCGCCAATTGAAAGAGAAGATGACCTATTTCTGGGACAATCATTTCAACACCAACTATCGCTCGCATGCTAAGGGGCAGTACGAGTTGCAGGAAAATGAAGCCTTCCGCAGACATGCATTCGGCAAGTTCCTGGATCTGCTGCTCGCAAGCGGCAAAAGTCCCGCCATGATGATCTACCTCAATACCGACGTGAACGTGAAGGAAAATCCGAACGAAAACTATGCCCGCGAAGTGCTGGAACTCCACACGCTCGGTGTCACGACGCAAGGTACTCCGAACGGTTACACCCAAGCCGACATCGTCGAAGCCGCGAAAACCTTCACCGGATGGACCAACACCGCCGACCTTCGCGGAGGCTTTCGTTTCGTGTCGAACCGTCATAGCCCAGGAACGAAAACGGTCTTGGGTCAGACCATTTCATTCAGCGGCAGTGGTCCCGGCGAAGGGGAACACGTTTTGACCCTGGCCGCACGCCATCCATCCACCGCCCGCCACCTGGCCCGAAAACTGTGCGAATATTTCGTCAGCGATTTCCCCTCGGCCGCACTGATCAACGAAACTGCTTCGGTATTCACCGACTCTGGAGGCGACATCAAGAAAGTTCTCATCTCAATTCTCACCTCGCAGGACTTTTCGAATGCCGTCAATTATCGAGCGCAGATAAAGACTCCATTGGAGTATCTCGTCGGGCTATACCGGAATCTTGGGGTATGGTCTTCCCGTGACCCATTCAGGGCACGGCTAGTCTCCATCGGTCAGTCCATATATGAATTCGCACCGCCGACGGGATTCAAGGAGACGGCCATCGAATGGCTCAATACGAACGTGCTGTTTCACGAAACCAGTATGGCCTATGAAACAACCATGGCCGGCTTCGGCTCCGTCATCAAATACGGTTCGGCCAGCAGCAATGGATCGATTCGAGCGTGGATGGAAGAACTCGAGCTGACGACTGAACCTCAGATCTTGGGATTTCTCACGAACTTGGCAGTGGACCGCGTCGTCACGTCGACAGAGTACCACCTCTACCTGAGCACCCTGCGGATCGGATTGGGGAGCAACGAGTTCAATATCAAGAGCACGAGCCGCGAAGACGCGTTGGATCGGACAATGGCCACCATATTAACCAACCCACGTTATCTCTATCAGTGAAAGAGACCCAAGGAGAGATCTTGCGATGGCGTTTCACTTAAAAAGAGATTTGCCCGAACCTTTGCCGGTCTCTGTCGATGAACCGGAACCCTCGTGCAGTTGCTGTGGAGAATCGCTGGCTCTGCTCTCACGCAGAACATTCTTGCGCCGTGTCGCAGGATCGGCCGGCGCCGCGATGCTCCTCAATCTATTCCCCGGCGCATTTTTCTTCGGCGACACCGCACGCGCGGCAAGCAATTCGGGCAAGACTTTGGTCGTGGTATTCCTACGCGGCGGCAACGATGGACTCAACACGATTGTGCCCTACAGCGATCCGGAATATTACACCA
This window harbors:
- a CDS encoding DUF1800 domain-containing protein, whose protein sequence is MQQVPAISQLITGAPLIPEDPIAALPPPLAAPQGGLPDLPANWFAYHVLNRLAYGGTPNQLNMAASLKTAVEAHAWSTAFMKEQLELDPTKPWPTNLHDTGALPAPIAIQDVLTDALIAADKGDWMQEVSDSSILTPSFIQLQDLDLLRKIHSRRQLKEKMTYFWDNHFNTNYRSHAKGQYELQENEAFRRHAFGKFLDLLLASGKSPAMMIYLNTDVNVKENPNENYAREVLELHTLGVTTQGTPNGYTQADIVEAAKTFTGWTNTADLRGGFRFVSNRHSPGTKTVLGQTISFSGSGPGEGEHVLTLAARHPSTARHLARKLCEYFVSDFPSAALINETASVFTDSGGDIKKVLISILTSQDFSNAVNYRAQIKTPLEYLVGLYRNLGVWSSRDPFRARLVSIGQSIYEFAPPTGFKETAIEWLNTNVLFHETSMAYETTMAGFGSVIKYGSASSNGSIRAWMEELELTTEPQILGFLTNLAVDRVVTSTEYHLYLSTLRIGLGSNEFNIKSTSREDALDRTMATILTNPRYLYQ